Proteins encoded by one window of Tubulanus polymorphus chromosome 7, tnTubPoly1.2, whole genome shotgun sequence:
- the LOC141908648 gene encoding uncharacterized protein LOC141908648, whose translation MECRKSQRVRKLKRAFSPDLQTDKKQPENKSQTQKTGGARELNTTAGDKLPNGDLFSCEICRSNRIYDPRVKKCSQRQTLGKSGKYHHLPRHVRNKDTGKIMIVCHACGLSRNQQLQKKRNVSKVSYSKEQINRAKESYLRESKLFAENLYHQTGNVDCRQLYCPHMITVNGCSCLQNYINIGNPAERNLRVHNLLTLVRRARDLRDIKNTVGKPTNQRGLGSGRKKTDEYANFVVTNRRIIRDGLDICEKACQRILLYSNNFLHKKLVTEQSSSRLEKIHGTEQQGQKLISLDEIPKQRCCGGNCTRMAITHVELLKEWRERAQRNQHDARVVLAEMLTPAAGCQFNCYEFIRMVTGCSSSTISRVNSRMLETGGRRQSEEHGLKKYWRHQKLMKQTEQQRETESEAAVYSQNEGSPVAATSHNHQMKQQADQAPLVLTLPQDSSAKSYFVLHQPGQPPSLIAVPNNILSSNSCITVDASRSEDVSVSTSLPSVSLPTVQSVFHKSSSAFSEQNLIKTPITNQAATRTIRSASLPSNLTLDRPRQLQKSSGNMDSECQSRRPIEQVDLTAKNSTIVQPEFNSGQFQTTLNLGVCHQGNNEHRTSDQMNEVLLPQNVATIT comes from the exons ATGGAGTGTCGTAAAAGCCAGAGGGTGCGTAAACTAAAGAGAGCATTTTCTCCAGATTTACAAACAGACAAGAAACAACCTGAAAACAAATCCCAAACACAGAAAACTGGTGGAGCTCGAGAACTAAATACAACAGCAGGTGACAAGTTACCTAATG GGGATCTGTTTAGTTGTGAGATATGTCGCTCGAATAGAATCTACGACCCACGAGTGAAGAAATGTTCTCAGAGGCAGACGCTCGGAAAATCCGGCAAATATCATCATTTACCGAGACACGTACGAAATAAAGACACCGGAAAAATAATGATCGTGTGTCACGCTTGTG GCCTGTCTCGTAATCAACAATTGCAAAAAAAGCGAAACGTTTCGAAGGTTAGTTATTCGAAAGaacaaataaatcgagcaaaagaAAGTTATTTGCGCGAATCAAAACTATTCGCCGAAAATCTCTATCATCAAACTGGCAACGTCGATT GTCGACAGTTATATTGTCCACATATGATTACAGTCAATGGTTGTAGTTGTCTTCAAAACTATATAAACATAG GTAATCCGGCTGAGCGTAATTTACGAGTTCACAATTTATTGACGCTCGTGAGGAGGGCGCGCGACCTACGAGACATTAAAAACACGGTCGGTAAACCGACGAACCAGCGCGGACTCGGATCTGGTCGCAAGAAAACGGACGAATACGCGAATTTCGTTGTCACTAATCGACGGATTATTCGCGATGGACTGGATATCTGCGAGAAAGCGTGTCAGAGAATACTTCtatattcaaacaatttccTCCATAAAAAGTTGGTTACTGAACAG AGTTCATCTCGTCTCGAGAAAATCCACGGCACCGAACAACAAGGTCAAAAACTGATCAGTTTAGATGAGATACCGAAACAACGCTGCTGTGGAGGCAACTGTACTCGA atgGCGATTACACACGTGGAACTGTTGAAGGAATGGAGAGAAAGAGCTCAGAGGAATCAACATGACGCTCGAGTCGTATTGGCCGAGATGTTAACACCGGCCGCTGGCTGTCAGTTTAACTGTTACGAATTCATACGCATGGTCACCGGGTGCAGTTCGAGTACGATTTCACGAGTCAATTCGAGAATGTTAGAAACCGGCGGCAGACGACAATCGGAGGAACACGGATTGAAGAAATACTGGCGCCATCAGAAACTGATGAAACAAACCGAACAACAGCGAGAAACAG AATCAGAGGCAGCAGTCTACAGTCAGAATGAAGGCTCACCGGTCGCTGCTACTAGTCACAACCATCAGATGAAACAG CAAGCTGATCAGGCCCCGTTAGTTTTAACTCTACCCCAGGATTCCAGCGCTAAATCCTACTTCGTTCTTCATCAACCCGGTCAACCGCCTTCTTTAATAGCCGTTCCAAACAATATACTCTCATCAAATTCA TGTATAACTGTTGACGCCAGTAGATCAGAGGATGTATCAGTGTCGACTAGTCTTCCCTCAGTCAGTTTACCCACCGTTCAAAGCGTTTTCCACAAGTCTTCAAGCGCATTCAGCGAACAGAATTTAATAAAGACTCCTATAACAAACCAGGCAGCAACTAGAACTATCAGATCAGCATCACTGCCTAGCAACTTAACTTTAGATCGCCCTCGGCAACTACAGAAATCGTCTGGAAACATGGATTCAGAGTGTCAGTCTCGACGACCAATAGAACAAGTGGATTTAACAGCTAAAAACTCTACAATAGTCCAACCTGAATTCAATTCAGGACAGTTTCAGACAACTTTAAACTTAGGAGTTTGTCATCAAGGGAACAATGAACATAGAACTAGTGATCAAATGAATGAAGTTTTGTTGCCTCAAAATGTAGCTACCATAACTTGA